One Cheilinus undulatus linkage group 22, ASM1832078v1, whole genome shotgun sequence DNA window includes the following coding sequences:
- the si:dkey-19b23.10 gene encoding uncharacterized protein si:dkey-19b23.10 isoform X2 — translation MDNHSSTQSFHNHHHHQLPSFHLALPNIQSPEVGYSSSQHVLDHLEHDRSLLNASSGSLDGHADLGGHFDGESVRGGHFGDTLFGISKKEEVWEDGESCETASNYFYGKGSHTSDSFYTLNCGSEEKVNYNSYVDESKHEPLQSRDASNSHFMKQTVPYIKSETGSFSDGHANYCRTDSSVSDGYLKREEDYGSGEDQQQPAESEGPWPSVSPLRQSEEERWRGAVDSSSRGPSHRSPIGISSGVHTQKLDSFSEAFLSQRKIRFPMIPSGESTQQTWDFGERRGERHSCAFDSDPCLPPSSSSSPTCPSLPSFPSPPTSSHLMSSVLSPPPTPLPPPSHSPSKIDSPIAFGGYGHSGSQGGEPVSALQFFTPRLQCLPAVHTSGKMWKLPLLSNCFSKSPGNPSNMEGTLRSHGRDISHITVLPASHNIVQSLESSFHTASAEKSSFHSIGALCPVNTASLPTSLHLASHTSQLSNQHTEAKEKRTLHVVTQKIKNGPASLSQSQHQASQTYTGTPFPSILQSARGQKKSCYTPQPLLNPVRRGKGLYSCITSFHHREEEAAAEEGNESNVLPFVNVGHDFQAKLPPCFGGGEKSEVCSPGEESSREQLLWKPWVEKLLSMCSSSCLPGGGSNTELALHCLHLCKGDVKATLEMMLFSQPLPTGDYHYSGSDLWSDSEKNHFIAALETYGKDFALIQKLVRTKTTSQCVEFYYLSKKLLDKQKKQKEEEESRDGEMGQRKSITPICQPVDGQFGLEGAVPLSSLASFFPCKLCGKMFYKIKSRNAHMKIHRQPQEDWSDRRLQQQILTQRLSLGRPNNLIATQGSDLFHPQAPGLTFSSQSIPGTSNSNNNADSVLNSVTNSNAITPSTAVALDPSTVVTYSNIAASNSHVITNTHGRESNQGEPSSVSPFHQLWASFGPGSNPATFYYNAEGKDNVVASTVEGKEPINWQ, via the exons ATGGACAACCACTCCTCCACCCAGTCCTTCCAcaaccatcaccaccaccagttaCCATCCTTCCACTTGGCCTTGCCAAATATCCAGAGTCCTGAAGTAGGATATTCTTCCTCTCAACATGTCCTGGATCATCTGGAGCATGACAGGAGTTTATTAAATGCAAGCAGTGGCAGCTTGGATGGACATGCTGACTTGGGAGGCCACTTTGATGGAGAAAGTGTGCGAGGTGGCCATTTTGGTGACACTTTGTTTGGCATTAGCAAGAAAGAGGAGGTTTGGGAGGATGGGGAAAGTTGTGAGACTGCTTCAAACTATTTTTATGGGAAAGGAAGCCACACCAGTGATAGCTTCTACACTTTGAACTGTGGCAGTGAAGaaaaagttaactataataGTTATGTTGATGAAAGTAAACATGAACCACTTCAAAGTAGAGATGCTAGTAATAGCCACTTTATGAAACAAACAGTTCCCTACATTAAAAGTGAAACAGGGAGCTTTAGTGATGGACATGCAAATTATTGTAGGACTGATTCAAGTGTTAGTGATGGATATTTGAAAAGAGAAGAGGATTATGGGTCCGGTGAGGATCAGCAACAGCCTGCAGAGTCTGAGGGACCCTGGCCAAGTGTCTCCCCCTTGAGGCAAAGTGAAGAGGAGCGATGGAGAGGAGCAGTAGACTCTTCTTCAAGGGGCCCATCCCACAGGTCACCTATTGGCATCAGCAGTGGGGTGCACACTCAGAAGCTGGACTCTTTCTCTGAAGCTTTTCTCTCTCAACGAAAGATAAGGTTTCCCATGATTCCCAGCGGGGAATCCACTCAACAGACCTGGGATTTTGGAGAAAGAAGAGGCGAAAGACACAGCTGTGCTTTTGACTCAGACCCCtgccttcctccctcctcttcttcgtCACCCACTTGCCCGTCTCTTCCATCTTTCCCCTCTCCTCCTACATCTTCTCACCTCATGTCTTCTGTTCTTAGCCCACCTCCAACACCTCTACCTCCTCCTTCCCATTCCCCATCAAAAATTGACTCTCCCATTGCATTCGGGGGCTATGGACATTCAGGGTCACAAGGGGGAGAACCGGTCAGTGCGCTTCAGTTCTTTACCCCTCGTCTTCAGTGTCTCCCAGCTGTCCATACGTCAGGGAAGATGTGGAAGCTTCCACTTCTTTCAAACTGCTTTTCAAAGTCACCAGGAAACCCCAGCAACATGGAGGGTACCCTGAGATCTCATGGCAGAGACATCAGCCACATCACAG TTCTACCAGCGTCGCACAACATTGTTCAGTCTCTGGAATCATCATTTCACACTGCGTCTGCTGAGAAGTCATCTTTTCACTCTATCGGAGCCCTCTGTCCCGTGAATACTGCATCTCTACCTACTTCCTTACATCTTGCCTCTCATACGTCTCAACTTTCCAATCAACATACCGAGGCCAAAGAAAAGAGAACCCTCCACGTGGTGAcgcagaaaataaaaaatggaccAGCCAGTCTGAGCCAATCACAG CACCAAGCCTCCCAGACCTACACTGGAACTCCATTTCCCAGTATCCTTCAGTCCGCAAGGGGTCAGAAGAAGAGCTGCTACACTCCTCAACCCCTACTAAATCCTGTTCGCAGGGGGAAGGGTCTGTACTCTTGTATCACATCTTTCCatcacagagaggaggaagcagcagcGGAAGAGGGGAATGAAAGTAATGTGTTACC GTTTGTCAACGTGGGTCATGATTTCCAGGCAAAACTTCCCCCATGCTTTGGGGGTGGTGAGAAGTCAGAGGTGTGCTCACCTGGGGAGGAATCATCGAGGGAACAGCTGCTCTGGAAACCATGGG TGGAGAAGCTGTTATCCATGTGCAGTTCCAGCTGCTTACCAGGAGGGGGCAGTAATACAGAGCTGGCTCTGCACTGTCTGCACCTCTGCAAGGGGGATGTAAAG GCCACCCTTGAGATGATGCTCTTCTCTCAACCATTACCAACAGGAGACTACCACTACTCTG GTAGTGATTTGTGGTCAGACAGTGAGAAGAATCACTTCATTGCAGCTCTGGAAACCTATGGCAAGGACTTTGCACTCATACAGAAACTG gTGAGGACTAAAACCACATCCCAGTGTGTTGAATTTTACTACCTGAGCAAGAAGCTCTTGGACAAGCAGAAGAaacagaaggaggaggaggagagcagagatgGAGAAATGGGGCAGCGGAAAAGT ATAACACCCATCTGTCAGCCAGTGGATGGACAGTTTGGACTGGAGGGGGCGGTTCCTCTGTCCTCATTGGCCAGTTTCTTCCCCTGTAAGCTGTGTGGAAA AATGTTCTATAAAATCAAGTCCCGCAATGCTCACATGAAGATCCACCGCCAGCCTCAGGAGGATTGGAGCGACAGGCGGCTGCAGCAACAGATCCTTACCCAGCGGCTGTCTCTCGGTCGCCCAAACAACCTCATTGCCACCCAGGGGAGTGATCTGTTCCACCCTCAGGCTCCAGGTCTGACATTTTCCTCCCAGAGCATTCCTGGAACttcaaacagcaacaacaatgcAGACAGTGTCCTCAACTCTGTAACCAATAGCAATGCCATCACTCCCAGCACTGCCGTTGCCCTAGATCCCAGCACTGTAGTGACATATAGCAACATTGCTGCTTCAAACTCACATGTAATCACTAATACTCATGGCAGGGAATCCAACCAAGGAGAGCCCAGCTCAGTCTCACCTTTCCACCAATTATGGGCCTCGTTCGGACCTGGCTCTAACCCTGCGACTTTTTACTACAATGCAGAAGGAAAAGACAATGTGGTAGCCAGTACAGTGGAAGGAAAAGAGCCAATTAACTGGCAGTAG
- the si:dkey-19b23.10 gene encoding uncharacterized protein si:dkey-19b23.10 isoform X1, with protein sequence MDNHSSTQSFHNHHHHQLPSFHLALPNIQSPEVGYSSSQHVLDHLEHDRSLLNASSGSLDGHADLGGHFDGESVRGGHFGDTLFGISKKEEVWEDGESCETASNYFYGKGSHTSDSFYTLNCGSEEKVNYNSYVDESKHEPLQSRDASNSHFMKQTVPYIKSETGSFSDGHANYCRTDSSVSDGYLKREEDYGSGEDQQQPAESEGPWPSVSPLRQSEEERWRGAVDSSSRGPSHRSPIGISSGVHTQKLDSFSEAFLSQRKIRFPMIPSGESTQQTWDFGERRGERHSCAFDSDPCLPPSSSSSPTCPSLPSFPSPPTSSHLMSSVLSPPPTPLPPPSHSPSKIDSPIAFGGYGHSGSQGGEPVSALQFFTPRLQCLPAVHTSGKMWKLPLLSNCFSKSPGNPSNMEGTLRSHGRDISHITVLPASHNIVQSLESSFHTASAEKSSFHSIGALCPVNTASLPTSLHLASHTSQLSNQHTEAKEKRTLHVVTQKIKNGPASLSQSQHQASQTYTGTPFPSILQSARGQKKSCYTPQPLLNPVRRGKGLYSCITSFHHREEEAAAEEGNESNVLPFVNVGHDFQAKLPPCFGGGEKSEVCSPGEESSREQLLWKPWGELQQSSHTQDQVEKLLSMCSSSCLPGGGSNTELALHCLHLCKGDVKATLEMMLFSQPLPTGDYHYSGSDLWSDSEKNHFIAALETYGKDFALIQKLVRTKTTSQCVEFYYLSKKLLDKQKKQKEEEESRDGEMGQRKSITPICQPVDGQFGLEGAVPLSSLASFFPCKLCGKMFYKIKSRNAHMKIHRQPQEDWSDRRLQQQILTQRLSLGRPNNLIATQGSDLFHPQAPGLTFSSQSIPGTSNSNNNADSVLNSVTNSNAITPSTAVALDPSTVVTYSNIAASNSHVITNTHGRESNQGEPSSVSPFHQLWASFGPGSNPATFYYNAEGKDNVVASTVEGKEPINWQ encoded by the exons ATGGACAACCACTCCTCCACCCAGTCCTTCCAcaaccatcaccaccaccagttaCCATCCTTCCACTTGGCCTTGCCAAATATCCAGAGTCCTGAAGTAGGATATTCTTCCTCTCAACATGTCCTGGATCATCTGGAGCATGACAGGAGTTTATTAAATGCAAGCAGTGGCAGCTTGGATGGACATGCTGACTTGGGAGGCCACTTTGATGGAGAAAGTGTGCGAGGTGGCCATTTTGGTGACACTTTGTTTGGCATTAGCAAGAAAGAGGAGGTTTGGGAGGATGGGGAAAGTTGTGAGACTGCTTCAAACTATTTTTATGGGAAAGGAAGCCACACCAGTGATAGCTTCTACACTTTGAACTGTGGCAGTGAAGaaaaagttaactataataGTTATGTTGATGAAAGTAAACATGAACCACTTCAAAGTAGAGATGCTAGTAATAGCCACTTTATGAAACAAACAGTTCCCTACATTAAAAGTGAAACAGGGAGCTTTAGTGATGGACATGCAAATTATTGTAGGACTGATTCAAGTGTTAGTGATGGATATTTGAAAAGAGAAGAGGATTATGGGTCCGGTGAGGATCAGCAACAGCCTGCAGAGTCTGAGGGACCCTGGCCAAGTGTCTCCCCCTTGAGGCAAAGTGAAGAGGAGCGATGGAGAGGAGCAGTAGACTCTTCTTCAAGGGGCCCATCCCACAGGTCACCTATTGGCATCAGCAGTGGGGTGCACACTCAGAAGCTGGACTCTTTCTCTGAAGCTTTTCTCTCTCAACGAAAGATAAGGTTTCCCATGATTCCCAGCGGGGAATCCACTCAACAGACCTGGGATTTTGGAGAAAGAAGAGGCGAAAGACACAGCTGTGCTTTTGACTCAGACCCCtgccttcctccctcctcttcttcgtCACCCACTTGCCCGTCTCTTCCATCTTTCCCCTCTCCTCCTACATCTTCTCACCTCATGTCTTCTGTTCTTAGCCCACCTCCAACACCTCTACCTCCTCCTTCCCATTCCCCATCAAAAATTGACTCTCCCATTGCATTCGGGGGCTATGGACATTCAGGGTCACAAGGGGGAGAACCGGTCAGTGCGCTTCAGTTCTTTACCCCTCGTCTTCAGTGTCTCCCAGCTGTCCATACGTCAGGGAAGATGTGGAAGCTTCCACTTCTTTCAAACTGCTTTTCAAAGTCACCAGGAAACCCCAGCAACATGGAGGGTACCCTGAGATCTCATGGCAGAGACATCAGCCACATCACAG TTCTACCAGCGTCGCACAACATTGTTCAGTCTCTGGAATCATCATTTCACACTGCGTCTGCTGAGAAGTCATCTTTTCACTCTATCGGAGCCCTCTGTCCCGTGAATACTGCATCTCTACCTACTTCCTTACATCTTGCCTCTCATACGTCTCAACTTTCCAATCAACATACCGAGGCCAAAGAAAAGAGAACCCTCCACGTGGTGAcgcagaaaataaaaaatggaccAGCCAGTCTGAGCCAATCACAG CACCAAGCCTCCCAGACCTACACTGGAACTCCATTTCCCAGTATCCTTCAGTCCGCAAGGGGTCAGAAGAAGAGCTGCTACACTCCTCAACCCCTACTAAATCCTGTTCGCAGGGGGAAGGGTCTGTACTCTTGTATCACATCTTTCCatcacagagaggaggaagcagcagcGGAAGAGGGGAATGAAAGTAATGTGTTACC GTTTGTCAACGTGGGTCATGATTTCCAGGCAAAACTTCCCCCATGCTTTGGGGGTGGTGAGAAGTCAGAGGTGTGCTCACCTGGGGAGGAATCATCGAGGGAACAGCTGCTCTGGAAACCATGGGGTGAGCTGCAGCAGAGTTCTCACACACAAGACCAAg TGGAGAAGCTGTTATCCATGTGCAGTTCCAGCTGCTTACCAGGAGGGGGCAGTAATACAGAGCTGGCTCTGCACTGTCTGCACCTCTGCAAGGGGGATGTAAAG GCCACCCTTGAGATGATGCTCTTCTCTCAACCATTACCAACAGGAGACTACCACTACTCTG GTAGTGATTTGTGGTCAGACAGTGAGAAGAATCACTTCATTGCAGCTCTGGAAACCTATGGCAAGGACTTTGCACTCATACAGAAACTG gTGAGGACTAAAACCACATCCCAGTGTGTTGAATTTTACTACCTGAGCAAGAAGCTCTTGGACAAGCAGAAGAaacagaaggaggaggaggagagcagagatgGAGAAATGGGGCAGCGGAAAAGT ATAACACCCATCTGTCAGCCAGTGGATGGACAGTTTGGACTGGAGGGGGCGGTTCCTCTGTCCTCATTGGCCAGTTTCTTCCCCTGTAAGCTGTGTGGAAA AATGTTCTATAAAATCAAGTCCCGCAATGCTCACATGAAGATCCACCGCCAGCCTCAGGAGGATTGGAGCGACAGGCGGCTGCAGCAACAGATCCTTACCCAGCGGCTGTCTCTCGGTCGCCCAAACAACCTCATTGCCACCCAGGGGAGTGATCTGTTCCACCCTCAGGCTCCAGGTCTGACATTTTCCTCCCAGAGCATTCCTGGAACttcaaacagcaacaacaatgcAGACAGTGTCCTCAACTCTGTAACCAATAGCAATGCCATCACTCCCAGCACTGCCGTTGCCCTAGATCCCAGCACTGTAGTGACATATAGCAACATTGCTGCTTCAAACTCACATGTAATCACTAATACTCATGGCAGGGAATCCAACCAAGGAGAGCCCAGCTCAGTCTCACCTTTCCACCAATTATGGGCCTCGTTCGGACCTGGCTCTAACCCTGCGACTTTTTACTACAATGCAGAAGGAAAAGACAATGTGGTAGCCAGTACAGTGGAAGGAAAAGAGCCAATTAACTGGCAGTAG